A region from the Stigmatella erecta genome encodes:
- the bla gene encoding class A beta-lactamase: MGRRPVLLGLLAAVMTAPRETRAAGGPAADRRLRLAELERRHGGRLGVAVLDTASGARVLHRADERFPLCSTFKFLAAAQVLARVDRGEEQLGRRIVFSEADLVSYSPVTKEHVGGDGMTLEAICEAAITLSDNTAGNLLLDSFGGPAALTRYVRTLGDRKTRLDRRETELNEAKPGDPRDTTTPAAMLQDMQRLLVGDALSAGSRERLVAWLTASKTGAKRLRAGVPPDWRAGDKTGTSGNGVVNDIAIFWPPDRAPLLVSAYYRGPEGTGDAVLEAVGRLVAEFPAR; this comes from the coding sequence ATGGGCCGCCGTCCCGTGTTGCTGGGCCTGTTGGCGGCGGTGATGACGGCCCCGCGAGAGACCAGGGCAGCAGGTGGGCCTGCGGCGGACCGCCGCTTGCGCCTCGCGGAGCTGGAGCGCCGCCATGGCGGGAGGCTCGGCGTCGCCGTGCTCGACACCGCCAGCGGTGCGCGGGTGCTCCATCGCGCCGATGAGCGTTTCCCGCTGTGCAGCACCTTCAAGTTCTTGGCCGCCGCGCAGGTGCTGGCCCGGGTGGATCGCGGCGAGGAGCAGCTTGGCCGGCGCATCGTCTTCTCCGAGGCGGATCTCGTCTCCTACTCTCCGGTCACGAAGGAGCATGTGGGCGGGGATGGCATGACGCTGGAGGCGATCTGCGAGGCCGCGATCACCCTCAGTGACAACACGGCCGGCAACCTGCTGCTCGACAGCTTTGGCGGCCCAGCGGCGCTCACCCGCTATGTCCGCACGCTGGGCGACAGGAAGACCCGGCTGGACCGCCGCGAGACGGAGCTGAACGAGGCGAAGCCCGGAGACCCCCGCGACACCACCACCCCGGCCGCCATGCTCCAGGACATGCAGCGGCTCTTGGTGGGGGATGCGCTCTCGGCGGGCTCACGCGAGCGGCTGGTGGCGTGGCTGACCGCGAGCAAGACCGGTGCGAAGCGTCTGCGGGCGGGAGTGCCGCCAGACTGGCGTGCCGGGGACAAGACGGGCACCAGCGGCAATGGCGTCGTGAACGACATCGCGATCTTCTGGCCGCCGGACCGTGCCCCGCTGCTCGTCAGCGCTTACTACCGGGGGCCGGAGGGCACGGGCGATGCCGTCCTGGAGGCAGTGGGACGGCTCGTGGCCGAGTTCCCCGCGCGCTGA
- a CDS encoding SAM-dependent methyltransferase encodes MVGTPPAMGKPYRPKDHYFQKAKQEGLRARSAFKVDEILRRFPVVKKGGVVLDLGAAPGGFLQILADTVGLSGRVMGVDIVAIRPFTQKNVTTAVLDVLADDFDARLRALYDGPLDAVISDMAPKTSGIKATDEARSLRLAGKALEVAVTRGRPGSSFVAKLFMGGDFEEFREQVRASYGEVKVVRPEATRGASMEVYLVGLRLKAPAPAAP; translated from the coding sequence ATGGTAGGGACCCCTCCAGCCATGGGCAAGCCCTACCGACCGAAGGACCACTATTTCCAGAAAGCCAAGCAAGAAGGGCTCCGCGCCAGGTCTGCCTTCAAGGTGGACGAAATTTTAAGGCGCTTCCCGGTCGTGAAGAAAGGGGGGGTGGTGCTGGACTTGGGCGCGGCCCCCGGCGGGTTCCTGCAGATTCTCGCCGACACGGTGGGCCTGTCCGGCCGGGTGATGGGCGTGGACATCGTCGCCATCCGCCCGTTCACGCAGAAGAACGTGACGACGGCGGTGCTGGACGTGCTGGCGGACGACTTCGATGCGCGGCTGCGGGCGCTGTACGACGGGCCGCTCGACGCGGTCATCTCGGACATGGCGCCCAAGACGAGCGGCATCAAGGCCACGGACGAGGCGCGCAGCCTGCGGCTCGCGGGCAAGGCGCTGGAGGTGGCGGTAACGCGGGGCCGGCCCGGCTCGAGCTTCGTGGCCAAGCTCTTCATGGGCGGCGACTTCGAGGAGTTCCGCGAGCAGGTGCGCGCCAGCTACGGCGAGGTGAAGGTGGTGCGCCCCGAGGCCACGCGCGGGGCCAGCATGGAGGTGTACCTCGTCGGCCTGCGCCTGAAGGCGCCCGCGCCCGCCGCGCCCTAG
- a CDS encoding tetratricopeptide repeat protein, producing MRQTFGWIMATFLFFAAEGRASEETPEARLTDAQANFDNATKLMDAGKYPEALTQAKHALSIRETVLGDTHPDVASCLNLVGNLFRLNGELAHAEPFYRRALAIREAFLSRTHPLVAASLNNLASFYYEQGMYDRAEPLHQRALAIREASLGKNHPDVATSLNNLASLYYEQGLYGRAEPLHQRALAIREASLGKYHPDVAASLNNLANLYADQGLYDRAEPLYQRALAIREASLGKSHPSVATSLTNLARLYAQHELYNRAEPLYQRALAIREASLGKSHPDVATSLHNLALLYSVQGLYDRAEPLFQRSLTIREASFGRHHPLVAASLDSLANIYYEQGLYDRAKSPYQWALAIREASLGKYHPLVAASLNNLARLYSAQGLYKQAEPLFQRALAIREASLGKHHPFVAVSLNNLASLYADQGLYGRAEPLHQRALAIREASLGKSHPNVATSLTNLASLYAAQGLYGRAEPLHQRALAILEASFGKHHPLVAASLDSLASLYAAQGLYGRAEPLYQRALAIREGSLSKHHPDLATALNNLASLHSEQGLYDRAEPLYQRALAIREASLRRNHPLVADSLNNLANLYSVQGFYDRAEPLHQQALAIREAALGKHHPDLATSLNNLAILYYEQGLYDRAQPLYQRALAIREASLGKHHPDVAASLHNLASLYAAQGFYNRAEPLFQRSLSLRETSLGNNHPELAKSLNDFGKLRLIQHRLYDALLLFSRSFSISERRLRHEALDFSESRLSDFLSHLRNNGQGLYSLLRAYPQDARVQRLALSAALLLKGRSVSETAAISRTLYVSMAPEDRDTFERLRDLRTQLASLSFSGPGALSPEVYQQRLHSLTQEGDALEAELAKTSVPFRSLAALPSPDNIIDHVSSSLPKDAALVEFIAYNDIPLTRNGSHLRYLALVLFPDASIRAVDLGPASPIDQAVSRLRDALADKDASFLTASQQLYRSAFEPLRPLLGATRHIFLSTDGQLSLVPFAALHDGHAFLLDSFDFSYLTSGRELLPRPLDSAPASSVFVFADPDFSSSFSPAPSGPLPSSPPSEALERFFSLPPSNLDRSAWVPLPGSRLEAHAIQRLLPQAQLFLGPEASKQRLLNLPTPGILHLATHGFFLGNSSSSSSESRGLAFVNSLSSAPPPQAEPLLNSGLVLAGALATAPPSLPAPEASLVTALELAGLNLWGTQLVVLSACDTGRGEVHLGQGVYGLRRALMAAGAETLLVSLWKVNDNSTHLLMDLYYRNLLKGLGRASALREAMLSLRATHPHPHAWAPFIALGSDAPLRSMTPVPSQSPKPEDSH from the coding sequence ATGCGCCAGACATTCGGCTGGATAATGGCAACGTTTCTTTTCTTTGCAGCAGAAGGAAGGGCCAGCGAAGAGACGCCGGAGGCGCGGCTTACAGATGCTCAGGCGAACTTTGATAATGCAACAAAGCTCATGGACGCGGGCAAATATCCCGAGGCCCTTACACAAGCGAAGCATGCGCTCTCGATCAGGGAGACCGTCCTTGGGGATACCCATCCTGACGTCGCCAGTTGCCTGAATCTGGTGGGGAACCTTTTTCGGCTCAACGGGGAGCTCGCCCATGCTGAGCCTTTCTACCGGCGGGCTCTGGCCATCCGTGAGGCTTTCCTCAGCAGGACCCATCCCCTCGTCGCCGCCTCTCTCAATAACCTTGCCAGCTTCTACTATGAGCAGGGGATGTATGACCGGGCGGAGCCCCTCCATCAGCGGGCTCTGGCCATCCGTGAGGCTTCCCTCGGCAAGAACCATCCCGACGTCGCCACGTCTCTCAACAACCTTGCCAGCCTTTACTATGAGCAGGGGTTGTATGGCCGGGCGGAGCCCCTCCATCAGCGGGCTCTGGCCATCCGAGAAGCCTCCCTCGGCAAGTACCATCCCGACGTTGCCGCCTCTCTCAACAACCTCGCCAATCTCTACGCTGATCAGGGTTTGTACGACCGGGCGGAGCCCCTCTACCAACGGGCCCTGGCCATCCGCGAGGCCTCCCTCGGAAAAAGCCATCCCAGCGTCGCCACTTCTCTCACTAACCTCGCCCGCCTTTACGCTCAGCATGAGTTGTACAACCGGGCGGAGCCCCTCTACCAGCGGGCTCTGGCCATCCGCGAGGCCTCCCTCGGCAAGAGCCATCCCGACGTCGCCACCTCTCTCCACAACCTCGCGCTCCTCTACTCTGTGCAGGGACTGTACGACCGGGCGGAGCCTCTCTTTCAGCGATCCCTGACCATCCGTGAGGCCTCCTTTGGCAGGCACCATCCCCTCGTCGCCGCCTCTCTCGACAGCCTCGCCAACATCTATTATGAGCAGGGGTTGTATGACCGTGCGAAATCCCCCTACCAGTGGGCTCTAGCCATCCGCGAGGCCTCCCTCGGCAAGTACCATCCCCTCGTCGCCGCCTCCCTCAATAACCTCGCTCGCCTCTACTCTGCGCAGGGATTGTACAAGCAAGCGGAGCCCCTCTTCCAGCGAGCTCTGGCCATCCGCGAGGCTTCTCTCGGCAAGCACCATCCCTTTGTCGCCGTCTCCCTCAACAACCTCGCCAGCCTCTACGCTGACCAGGGTTTGTATGGCCGGGCGGAGCCCCTCCACCAGCGGGCTCTGGCCATCCGTGAGGCCTCCCTTGGCAAAAGCCATCCTAACGTCGCCACCTCTCTCACTAACCTCGCCAGCCTCTACGCTGCCCAGGGTTTGTATGGCCGGGCAGAGCCCCTCCACCAGCGGGCTCTGGCCATCCTTGAGGCCTCCTTCGGCAAGCACCATCCCCTCGTCGCCGCCTCTCTCGACAGCCTCGCCAGCCTCTACGCTGCCCAGGGTTTGTATGGCCGGGCGGAGCCCCTCTACCAGCGGGCTCTGGCCATCCGTGAGGGTTCCCTCAGCAAGCACCATCCCGACCTCGCCACCGCCCTCAACAACCTCGCCAGCCTCCACTCTGAGCAGGGTTTGTATGACCGGGCGGAACCCCTCTACCAGCGGGCTCTGGCCATCCGCGAGGCTTCCCTCCGCAGGAACCATCCTCTCGTCGCCGACTCTCTCAATAACCTCGCAAACCTCTACTCTGTACAGGGTTTTTATGACCGGGCGGAGCCCCTCCATCAGCAGGCTCTAGCCATCCGCGAGGCCGCCCTCGGCAAGCACCATCCCGATCTCGCCACGTCTCTCAACAACCTCGCCATCCTCTACTATGAGCAGGGTTTGTATGACCGTGCGCAACCCCTCTACCAGCGGGCTCTGGCCATTCGTGAGGCCTCTCTCGGCAAGCACCATCCCGACGTCGCCGCCTCTCTCCATAACCTCGCTAGCCTCTACGCTGCTCAGGGTTTTTATAACCGGGCGGAACCTCTCTTCCAGCGCTCGCTATCTCTCAGGGAGACGTCTCTCGGCAACAATCACCCTGAACTCGCTAAATCTCTCAACGATTTCGGCAAACTGCGTCTGATCCAGCATCGCCTTTATGACGCGTTACTGCTCTTCTCCCGTTCCTTCTCCATCTCCGAGCGCCGCCTTCGCCATGAGGCTCTCGACTTCTCCGAGTCCCGCCTCTCCGATTTCCTTTCCCACCTGCGCAATAACGGGCAAGGGCTTTATTCTCTGCTACGCGCCTACCCCCAGGACGCTCGCGTTCAACGCCTCGCCCTCAGCGCCGCTCTCCTTCTCAAGGGCCGTTCCGTCTCCGAGACCGCCGCCATCTCTCGCACCCTCTACGTCAGCATGGCTCCTGAAGATCGCGATACTTTCGAGCGCCTCCGGGACCTGCGCACCCAACTGGCCTCTCTCTCCTTCTCAGGCCCGGGCGCTCTCTCTCCGGAAGTTTACCAACAGCGCCTTCACTCCCTTACCCAGGAGGGTGACGCGCTCGAAGCGGAATTGGCTAAAACCTCTGTTCCCTTTCGATCTCTCGCCGCTCTTCCTTCCCCCGACAACATCATCGACCACGTCTCCTCTTCACTTCCCAAGGACGCTGCGCTCGTCGAATTCATCGCTTACAACGATATCCCCTTGACTCGCAATGGCAGCCACCTGCGCTACCTGGCTCTGGTTCTCTTCCCGGATGCTTCTATCCGCGCTGTCGACTTGGGCCCTGCTTCTCCCATTGACCAAGCCGTCTCTCGCCTTCGTGATGCTCTGGCGGACAAAGACGCCTCCTTCCTCACCGCTTCTCAGCAACTCTACCGAAGCGCCTTTGAACCTCTGCGGCCCCTGCTCGGAGCTACCCGCCACATCTTCCTTTCTACTGACGGTCAGCTCAGCCTCGTCCCCTTCGCCGCGCTCCACGATGGCCACGCCTTCCTCCTAGACTCCTTCGACTTCTCCTATCTCACTTCCGGCCGTGAGTTACTGCCTCGTCCCCTGGACAGCGCTCCCGCCTCTTCCGTCTTTGTCTTCGCCGACCCTGACTTCTCTTCTTCCTTCTCTCCGGCGCCTTCTGGCCCGCTACCTTCCTCTCCTCCCTCCGAAGCTCTGGAGCGCTTCTTCTCCCTGCCTCCCTCCAACTTGGACAGAAGCGCCTGGGTTCCTCTTCCCGGCTCTCGTCTAGAAGCTCACGCCATTCAACGCCTGCTTCCTCAGGCTCAGCTCTTCCTCGGCCCAGAGGCTTCCAAGCAGCGGCTGCTCAACCTTCCGACCCCGGGCATTCTTCACTTGGCCACCCACGGCTTCTTTCTTGGCAATTCCTCTTCCTCTTCCTCCGAGTCTCGGGGCCTGGCCTTCGTCAATTCGTTGAGCAGTGCTCCCCCTCCCCAGGCAGAGCCTCTGCTCAACTCCGGCCTCGTCTTGGCGGGCGCCCTCGCCACGGCTCCGCCCTCTCTTCCTGCTCCCGAAGCCTCCCTCGTCACCGCCTTGGAATTGGCTGGGCTCAACCTCTGGGGCACTCAGCTCGTGGTCCTTTCCGCCTGCGACACAGGCCGCGGCGAAGTCCATCTCGGTCAGGGCGTCTATGGCCTTCGCCGTGCGCTCATGGCCGCTGGCGCTGAAACCCTCCTCGTCAGTCTTTGGAAGGTCAATGACAACTCCACTCACCTTCTCATGGACCTCTATTACCGCAACCTCTTGAAGGGGCTGGGCCGGGCCTCTGCTCTTCGCGAGGCCATGCTCTCTCTGCGTGCAACACACCCCCATCCCCACGCCTGGGCTCCCTTCATCGCGCTGGGCAGCGATGCTCCCCTCCGTTCCATGACTCCTGTTCCTTCTCAGTCGCCGAAACCGGAGGACTCGCACTGA
- a CDS encoding serine/threonine protein kinase: MDTVDTAVPEKLSPGTVIGSWQVTSGAGRGAYGAVYRAVKVGQEEAGWVALKVALRSREERFEREAEVLSRIGHPGVPRLLAQGEWKGGRWRVPHPYLVMEWVEGDPLYPWSWVQSPSSRQVLRLLAQLCRALEAVHAAKCLHRDVKGANVLIGPDGKATLVDFGSGTYPEAPPLTEAPLAPGTRLYRSPQALLHASAHPRDGARYIAGPEDDVYALGVTAYRMVTGVYPSLEAELEAGQGVRQKDRPVRQPPHLRVRQILPELSALIERMLAESPLERGSARELADALEAVAARAGPEADRPIGTSAGFRPEVAAVPEPLGGRSPGRAGLMGAVLACIAMGLAMQRVSGQSWIASPEAGQPDAGTVGLADASMTPEALAAAARFEEAAQPKEIVALEMPKQPFTGQKRPPCKPHREMEIRGGCWIALNVHAPCEDDGFEWDGKCFLPVKARPRPDTSKYP, encoded by the coding sequence ATGGATACAGTGGATACAGCGGTTCCCGAGAAGCTCTCCCCTGGCACCGTCATCGGCTCCTGGCAGGTGACCAGCGGTGCGGGCCGGGGGGCATACGGTGCCGTCTACCGCGCTGTGAAGGTGGGGCAAGAAGAGGCAGGGTGGGTGGCCCTCAAAGTGGCCCTGCGCTCACGCGAGGAGCGCTTCGAGCGCGAAGCGGAGGTGTTGTCCCGGATTGGCCATCCGGGCGTGCCCCGCTTGCTCGCCCAAGGGGAATGGAAGGGAGGCCGCTGGCGGGTGCCCCATCCCTATCTTGTGATGGAGTGGGTGGAGGGGGATCCCCTTTACCCATGGTCCTGGGTGCAGTCTCCCAGTTCGCGTCAGGTGCTCCGTCTTCTCGCGCAGTTGTGCCGCGCCCTGGAAGCGGTTCACGCGGCGAAATGTCTGCACCGGGATGTCAAAGGCGCCAATGTTCTCATCGGCCCAGATGGGAAAGCGACCCTGGTGGATTTCGGTTCTGGGACGTACCCGGAGGCTCCGCCGCTCACGGAGGCTCCTCTTGCTCCAGGAACACGGCTCTACAGAAGCCCCCAGGCCCTGCTCCACGCGTCGGCTCACCCGCGCGATGGCGCGCGGTACATCGCCGGGCCCGAGGACGATGTCTATGCCTTGGGTGTTACCGCCTACCGGATGGTGACCGGCGTATACCCTTCGCTGGAAGCAGAGCTCGAGGCGGGGCAGGGCGTGCGTCAGAAGGACCGGCCTGTCCGGCAACCGCCCCATCTGCGCGTTCGCCAGATCCTTCCGGAACTCTCGGCGCTCATTGAGCGGATGCTGGCGGAGAGCCCTTTGGAGCGTGGCAGTGCGCGCGAGCTGGCGGACGCGCTGGAGGCTGTGGCGGCCCGGGCGGGTCCAGAGGCGGACCGTCCCATCGGGACCTCGGCGGGATTCCGGCCGGAGGTGGCCGCGGTTCCGGAGCCACTTGGCGGGCGGTCTCCGGGCCGGGCCGGGCTGATGGGGGCTGTTTTGGCGTGCATTGCCATGGGGCTGGCCATGCAGCGCGTATCCGGGCAGTCCTGGATAGCTTCCCCGGAAGCAGGGCAACCGGATGCGGGGACGGTGGGGCTAGCCGATGCCTCTATGACACCAGAAGCGTTGGCTGCAGCAGCTCGCTTCGAGGAAGCCGCTCAGCCCAAGGAAATTGTGGCGTTGGAGATGCCCAAGCAGCCGTTTACGGGACAGAAACGGCCACCTTGCAAACCCCATCGGGAGATGGAAATCCGGGGAGGTTGCTGGATCGCTCTCAACGTGCATGCGCCTTGTGAGGACGATGGCTTCGAGTGGGACGGGAAGTGTTTCCTGCCGGTCAAGGCCCGGCCGCGGCCCGACACCTCGAAATACCCCTGA
- a CDS encoding DUF6310 domain-containing protein — MLAERCFQALDHDRIRFNDPTGRCAVASAGAAALGIGLCVLAAPEIVVGAVIVVGVVVVGVAIKEALDAYELRGSSSEEVEPAPQTKSGPQAPSANQKPKPEPSGQDWFPPVPTEPRERERRPECVPKRVPPKGGNALHNWCADNVPLNAFRGANALVNGKAYDALQPAARTLWEVKTTAIETYSPFVQRTELQRQVEEGRRERDLAAACGYDFVIGVRTEAHRQMLKNAAPDLKVVLMTWCK, encoded by the coding sequence GTGCTGGCGGAGCGCTGCTTTCAGGCCCTCGATCATGACCGGATCCGGTTCAATGATCCGACGGGAAGGTGTGCCGTTGCCTCGGCGGGCGCGGCGGCCCTTGGAATCGGCCTCTGTGTCTTGGCTGCTCCCGAGATCGTTGTGGGCGCGGTGATCGTCGTTGGCGTGGTTGTGGTGGGAGTAGCCATCAAGGAAGCGCTGGATGCGTATGAGCTGAGAGGAAGTAGTTCGGAGGAGGTAGAGCCTGCGCCCCAAACGAAGTCCGGCCCGCAGGCACCCTCAGCGAATCAAAAGCCCAAGCCAGAGCCATCGGGGCAGGACTGGTTCCCCCCAGTGCCGACTGAGCCACGAGAGCGAGAGCGCCGCCCGGAGTGCGTTCCCAAGCGCGTTCCACCCAAGGGCGGAAACGCTTTGCACAACTGGTGTGCCGACAACGTGCCGCTCAATGCCTTCCGTGGTGCTAATGCGCTTGTTAACGGCAAGGCTTACGATGCATTACAGCCTGCCGCGCGGACGCTCTGGGAGGTGAAGACCACCGCCATCGAGACGTACAGTCCCTTCGTTCAGCGGACTGAGCTTCAAAGGCAGGTAGAGGAGGGGCGACGCGAGCGAGACCTCGCAGCGGCCTGCGGCTATGATTTTGTCATCGGTGTTCGCACCGAAGCACACCGGCAAATGCTCAAGAATGCAGCGCCCGATCTCAAGGTCGTACTCATGACGTGGTGCAAATAA
- the pfp gene encoding diphosphate--fructose-6-phosphate 1-phosphotransferase — translation MKKLAIVVAGGPAPGINSVIGAATIRACLSGVEVLGIQDGFKWLAEGDISHVVPLTIADTSRIHFRGGSYIGISRANPTRSPEHLQRTIESMERLGIGMLITIGGDGTATLAQIISEKTRGKIRVVHVPKTIDNDIDLPHDTSTFGFQTARHVGVDIVKNLMVDAKTTSRWYFVVAQGRKAGHLALSIGKAVGATVTLIPEEFRGKKVPFATVVDTLAGSVIKRLAYGRPDGIALLAEGLADCIIPEDLARYTELPRDHMGNLHVADIQLGEVLEKGVKDRLAELGLKATLIPKYIGYEVRCADPIPFDMEYTRDLGHCAARYIIQGGTEAVVAIINGQFQPLSFQTMKNPDTGLPRVRLVDVDSDRYQIARGFMLRLKREDFAKPEELARLAASVKLTPEAFRERFSYLVKDEPETVPDAAREVMVQKKKEG, via the coding sequence ATGAAGAAGCTCGCCATCGTCGTTGCTGGAGGACCCGCTCCAGGCATCAACAGTGTCATCGGGGCCGCCACCATCCGCGCCTGTCTCTCCGGGGTGGAGGTTCTGGGCATCCAGGATGGGTTCAAGTGGCTCGCCGAGGGGGACATCTCCCACGTGGTGCCGCTCACCATCGCGGACACCAGCCGCATCCACTTCCGGGGAGGCTCGTACATCGGCATCTCCCGCGCCAACCCCACCCGCTCCCCTGAGCACCTTCAGCGCACCATCGAATCGATGGAGCGGCTGGGCATCGGCATGCTCATCACCATCGGCGGGGATGGCACCGCGACGCTCGCGCAGATCATCTCGGAGAAGACCCGGGGGAAGATCCGCGTCGTCCACGTGCCCAAGACGATCGACAACGACATCGATCTGCCCCACGACACGAGCACCTTCGGGTTCCAGACCGCGCGCCACGTGGGCGTGGACATCGTGAAGAACCTCATGGTGGACGCGAAGACCACCTCGCGCTGGTACTTCGTCGTGGCCCAGGGCCGCAAGGCGGGCCACCTGGCGCTGTCCATTGGCAAGGCGGTGGGCGCCACCGTCACCCTCATCCCCGAGGAGTTCCGCGGCAAGAAGGTCCCCTTCGCCACGGTGGTGGACACGCTGGCGGGCTCGGTCATCAAGCGCCTGGCCTATGGGCGCCCGGATGGCATCGCGCTGCTGGCCGAGGGCCTCGCCGACTGCATCATCCCGGAGGACCTGGCCCGGTACACGGAGCTGCCGAGGGACCACATGGGCAACCTCCACGTGGCGGACATCCAGCTGGGCGAGGTGCTGGAGAAGGGCGTGAAGGACCGGCTCGCGGAGCTGGGCCTCAAGGCCACGCTCATTCCCAAGTACATCGGCTACGAGGTGCGCTGCGCCGACCCCATCCCCTTCGACATGGAGTACACGCGCGACCTGGGGCACTGCGCGGCCCGCTACATCATCCAGGGCGGCACCGAGGCGGTGGTGGCCATCATCAACGGCCAGTTCCAGCCGCTCTCGTTCCAGACGATGAAGAACCCGGACACGGGCCTGCCCCGGGTGCGCCTGGTGGACGTGGACTCGGACCGCTACCAGATCGCCCGGGGGTTCATGCTCCGCCTCAAGCGCGAGGACTTCGCCAAGCCCGAGGAGCTCGCCCGCCTCGCCGCCTCCGTGAAGCTCACGCCCGAGGCGTTCCGCGAGCGGTTCTCCTACCTGGTGAAGGATGAGCCGGAGACCGTGCCGGATGCGGCACGGGAGGTGATGGTCCAGAAGAAGAAGGAGGGCTAG
- a CDS encoding DUF5953 family protein, with product MMQDTLGLKVYGPALVGDDSRPIAVVHAMERALPSLRLEWTVSDDHQLRPLQQREAWLAQARRNGGFPLVCNNDESYPVTIFGLELSARSGPGGQALFEVHADVPLHTAVLAAAVGMLDAVAEGAGALWGHATPFRASAEIAGQTIHPHMPEIPPRGLPALKLPEKIRSPEIPHRLGWLNYWSAAAALAIGFPDPAEDADLLSRARRTASGGWVVQLTDAPLDLDKPDHLAALLRAYERFPEIGGRSTP from the coding sequence ATGATGCAAGACACCCTCGGTCTCAAGGTCTACGGGCCAGCGCTGGTGGGCGATGACAGTCGTCCTATTGCCGTTGTCCATGCAATGGAACGCGCGCTCCCCAGTTTGCGATTGGAGTGGACCGTCTCTGACGATCATCAACTCCGCCCTCTGCAGCAGCGCGAGGCTTGGCTCGCTCAGGCTAGAAGAAACGGAGGCTTTCCACTCGTCTGCAACAATGACGAGAGCTATCCAGTAACGATTTTCGGTTTGGAGCTATCCGCGCGCTCTGGGCCCGGTGGCCAAGCGCTGTTTGAGGTTCACGCGGACGTTCCGTTGCACACAGCCGTGTTAGCGGCTGCGGTGGGCATGCTTGATGCCGTGGCGGAGGGAGCGGGCGCGTTGTGGGGGCATGCTACGCCCTTCCGGGCGAGCGCAGAAATCGCGGGGCAAACGATCCACCCACATATGCCAGAGATTCCGCCTCGGGGGCTGCCAGCGCTCAAACTCCCAGAGAAGATCCGCTCGCCTGAGATTCCGCATCGCCTGGGGTGGCTGAACTACTGGTCTGCCGCTGCCGCACTGGCCATCGGGTTCCCGGACCCGGCCGAGGACGCGGACCTGCTTTCACGGGCGCGGCGCACGGCATCGGGCGGGTGGGTCGTGCAGCTCACGGACGCGCCGCTCGATTTGGACAAGCCCGACCACCTGGCTGCCCTCCTGCGGGCTTATGAGCGCTTCCCGGAGATCGGCGGGCGCTCAACGCCTTGA